The Argopecten irradians isolate NY chromosome 6, Ai_NY, whole genome shotgun sequence genome has a window encoding:
- the LOC138324686 gene encoding uncharacterized protein: MREGETVGVIMKRLGLKHFRCYLLAKNSNKDDDEDLPRLSHKQKCPGKSSDPIRINTGVGHDKIKEIPVTSELQTSRPENHTNLLVDHEEEIFTTLQSEPEIVDFLPYLDDIEPSTSGTQKQDVVMNVLAVAAEESGIIQFGSLPSNEDDLDATLPIVKYITVHRGLVCRDLLMFFSEGPHEYSKFEIKMLKQDGTEEIADDNGGVMRDVLTEFWETFYTQYTEGNSYKVPVIRHDITESLWRAVADVIKIGYTQEGVFPIKLAPSFMQQAIFGQCNNNEVIDSFLKFVPMMDKVVFEAALKDFPSVGDDIMDVLEQYDVKTLESESNIREIAHKELIQKPMFVADAFYKVLKNTKLVEAEMEVMYSALQPTPKKVLKALIFPNDMRQDEISSFVKKMVREMDDPQSLKLFLRFCTGSDMMTKPSIHIRFTSVDVSASVRCPSAHTCGCVLEVPKSYAQDPFVTLKADFMEILKNRYRQMDIV; this comes from the coding sequence ATGCGCGAAGGTGAAACTGTCGGTGTGATCATGAAGCGTTTGGGATTGAAACATTTCCGATGTTACCTTTTGGCAAAGAACTCGAACAAAGATGACGATGAAGACTTGCCTCGACTTTCGCATAAACAAAAGTGTCCTGGAAAAAGCAGTGATCCTATCAGAATCAACACTGGTGTCGGTcatgacaaaataaaagaaataccTGTAACCAGTGAGCTGCAGACTTCGCGACCTGAGAACCATACCAACCTACTGGTAGATCATGAGGAAGAGATCTTCACAACCCTACAGTCTGAACCAGAGATTGTAGACTTCCTACCATACCTAGACGATATTGAACCAAGTACAAGTGGAACACAAAAACAAGATGTAGTGATGAATGTGCTGGCAGTTGCTGCCGAGGAGTCGGGCATAATACAATTCGGATCGTTGCCCTCTAATGAAGATGATCTAGATGCTACGCTGCCAAtagttaaatatataacagTTCATCGTGGTCTTGTCTGCCGTGATCTCCTGATGTTTTTTTCAGAAGGTCCACACGAGTATTCaaagtttgaaattaaaatgCTAAAACAGGATGGCACCGAAGAAATAGCAGACGACAATGGCGGGGTAATGCGTGATGTTCTTACGGAATTTTGGGAAACGTTCTACACACAATATACAGAAGGAAACTCATACAAGGTACCTGTCATAAGGCATGACATAACCGAAAGTCTTTGGAGAGCTGTTGCGGACGTGATCAAAATAGGGTATACTCAAGAAGGAGTGTTTCCTATCAAACTTGCACCGTCCTTCATGCAACAGGCTATATTTGGTCAGTGCAACAACAATGAGGTGATTGACTCGTTTCTGAAATTCGTCCCTATGATGGACAAAGTTGTGTTCGAGGCTGCACTGAAGGACTTTCCATCCGTTGGCGACGACATCATGGATGTTTTGGAACAGTACGATGTCAAAACACTAGAGAGTGAAAGCAACATACGCGAAATCGCTCACAAGGAATTAATCCAGAAACCAATGTTTGTTGCGGATGCCTTTTATAAGGTTCTTAAGAACACAAAGCTTGTAGAAGCTGAGATGGAGGTGATGTATTCCGCGTTACAACCAACTCCCAAAAAAGTACTTAAGGCTTTAATTTTTCCAAACGATATGAGGCAAGATGAAATCAGTTCTTTTGTAAAGAAAATGGTTCGGGAAATGGATGATCCTCAAAGCTTGAAATTATTTCTACGATTCTGTACGGGTAGTGACATGATGACTAAGCCATCAATTCACATCAGGTTTACATCTGTTGATGTTTCTGCTTCTGTAAGATGCCCATCAGCTCATACCTGTGGTTGTGTACTAGAAGTACCGAAAAGCTATGCCCAAGACCCGTTTGTGACCCTTAAAGCAGACTTTATGGAGATATTGAAAAACCGTTACCGGCAGATGGACATCGTTTGA